The genomic interval TTCCTGCTCACCAAAACTCACCCTGCAAACTCCATCTTCAGCTTTCCCACCTTCACTCAATACCACTCCATTCACCACACTCAACCCCTCTCCTTTCTTCTCCTCCCCATCTTCGCTCTCACTTTCcatttcttcatcttcctcttctACACGCAAGCCATTGTGCTTACCCACCGAGAAAGAAGGAATGGTCTCCAGCACTAAGCACCTGTTCCTCGTTGAAAACCTCTTAGGAGGCTCGGAAAATTCCAAAATGTCTTCATTGTTGCAAGAGTAGGCTAAGTCTTGCAAGTTCCCATCAGATTGAACTCTTCTAAAGCCTTTGTTTTGCCTTTCAAGCTCACCGATCGAGGGAGAGATTGGAGAAGAACCACATGAGAAGGAAGGGTGAGTGAAGGACCCAGTTTGGTGGACATAAAGCTTGTGATAATGTTGGGGGAAGCTGGTTGGTGGAAGGTGTTTAGGTGCATGACTGGATTCTGAGTGAATATTGTTGTTAGGACTATCTGTGAAGTTAGAAAGGAGGGATCCAAGAACTGGAGTTGAAGAGCTTCTTAGCAGCATGTTTTCTGATTCAAGATAACTTCTGTGTGGCTGTCCCTAGCCTTTTGAGTATAAATCATGGAGAAAATAGAACAAAACTGCAAATTACTTCTTCaggaaaaccaaaaaaaaaaaacactagaGAAGAGAAAGTCATAAAGCATATTGGTTtttcaaacacaaaacaaattGACATGATGGATACAAGGAAAAGTAACGATGCTAATTGTCCAGTAAATAACACAGAAAAATAATGTTTGGTTTggaaaaggaagagaaagagaagaaaagaacaaTACCCTTTTGAGATGCTGAAAGAGTCCTCGATGACCCTTTAATCTATGTAATTTCAGAGGAGTGATTGGAAGGGAGAGATTTTTTATAGTAGCACACACCAAATGAAAACATTTAAATGTACAAAAGCAGGATCCTTTATATAATAAAGTAGAAGACTTTTCCTGAGGGTGCATGTGAATGTGAGTGGTTTAACCTTCTCTGTCAAATATTATAATCAATAAACAAAAAAAGGTGGTTTATTTCCCCccctaaaaaataaaaattcatttggGTGGTGAATGTGTGGTAGATATAGCATTTGGATGACAGAAAAATATCAACTTGAAGAGTACTTGGACGACAGTGCACATGGAAATTGAAAAGAACTTGGAAAAGGGCACAATTGTTTCCAATGCAGTAATTAAAATGAagcattataaatattattaatattattacaaaaagaagaaaaagaaaatgaagcaTTATTGAAGAAAGTACTAGCATTAGCATACCAACCTTTCACATGGAGGGCATGACCCTAATTATTGTTTGGCTTGGGACACCAAAATCTTAATTCAACTTTGTTTCATTTCACGTTTGTATTGACACAAACAAACTCTTCTTCTCCCTACACGTGCCTCGTTCACGCGCTTATTTGACACTTCTGCATTTCTAGTACACAACTTGTAATTGATCTTCCAAGATATTCCATGGGAGATTCCTGAAACAAAATTCAATTGtagaaacaaaatcaaaacgTGCTTCCTCGTTTTTGGAACTGTATTCTGCTGTACATCCTCTTATGTTAACAAgttttctatttcttttgtcgtttttaatgttttctatttctttctaaGTCATGAAAgataataaagaaagaaaagcaaCAAAAATGTgacatttgaaatataaaaacaaacaaaaaaaaaattgaaaaaatgaaaaaaaattaataccaTAAACTTTTTACATTAGACATCAAAACAAAGATTAATTAAACCTAGAGAAGATGGATACAAATTCTAGATGACAAAAGGGGTGTAATTATCCATTTACTACATGtgattgaataaattttacatttaaatgtattttaaacCCTATAAATTgtagaaataaaaactaaaataatgtaaaatgataaaattgacaatctttaaatataagaactaaaaagtaaaatttataaatattaaagacTAAATGGgcaattaaagaaataattttatactaatacctgattaaatatcattattgatataaattttaaatcaattattCTAAATGTgctaatttaaaattgattacaATGTCAAACTATTTTTATTCTGGATACGTAACCTATActttatattgtttttgttttctctctTGTTATAATAAAAAGGATGATTACAATTCCGAAGAAAACGTCTTACAGTGTTGATACATAGACGAAATTCAATTGAAGATTTTTATCAGCAGCCGAAACCTAAAATTGTAAACCTATCATCTTCCCATGCCTTTTCTAATTAGAATTGAGGTCACAAATTCATCaattcatttataaatattttttttattataagtgTGAGTTTGATATCATGCatgcataaataaatattatgaatgagttatataaaaaaaaacatacattatatctattattttaagattttgaattagAAGTAATCTCttaactctcaaatgaaatatttatGACAAATTTTTCCATATAATTGTGATAAAAACAACGTTATTGGAAGTAGTGTTTTGACTttctataatataaataatagtaataaaatcttttatcttttaaattataaataataacattttaaataatattaaataattaaaaaattgataatcttacttaaaaaaaaaaaatatagaaaaataattatcatatatATGAGAATACAAGAGACTTAAAGTATAGTTTTGTTCaaataaaaggaaaatgaaagtgCATCATTTAGACTTATGAAAAGTTAACATtttgattaaatataaaaatataattactgGAAAAAGTtctgtatttttaattaatgatgggttctaacaaatacttatagcttatatataaacaaacGGTAATAGAAATTACTATGCAAAATTAGGTTAGAACCCAAAGTCAATATGAGGTTTAATAATCAAAATGATATGTGCAACCGGAGATAACATCCTTCAGCTCTTGACTAAtacattattttgttttcaaacttaataatacattatttttaacaCATTTTTATCATCAATGAAATTCGAGTAAAACTCTCTAAATAAGTATATCGAATAAAaattttaagagttttttttatagatcACACATAAATGATGAATTTCagtcaataaaaaaatactggTAAAATTTCCCTTGAATGTAATGATCTTGTGTAAAAAAACTAatcaattcaaaagatagtgaaagaaaaaaaaatatatgttaattttttttctgtaagTATACAACAcataaaatacttattttaaaatttaaataatataaatcttaatgattaaaacaattaagttaaaattatatatttaataaatatatataattgaactTTTATGTTTCTGTTGAACTTTTATGTTTCTGTTGTAGGGCATtcgaaataaaataaaatcaataatttgCAATATAATTCATTTAAAGACATTAATGCATTTAAATGGTTAAGAAAAATGTGCTATATCCCAAACAAGTTTatcaaataataaatgaaaatgaatttaaaatattatattcgaATACGAATTTgccttgttttatttttttaaagatgtaGACGATAATACTTACACTTGTTATGCCCATATATCAACATGGAAACTAAGCActgttttattttctaaatagatgtttataaattgaaaaaaattatatttttacttatattaTCGTAAGTAGTTAGATGCTAAATAAGAGTATTATAgtgcatttatattttttatccaacattttcaatttatgtccataaacttattaataaggtttatttattttttccaaaacaaaagaaaaacttcCACCATTTcacacatacatacatataaaatcaaatcattataacaaaacttaaattagaatttaaaaaataattaacttctCTTATTTTAAGTTACTTTAATCAGTCAAAGATATTTAAAGATCCTCTAGGAAGTCAaacatagaaaataaaatactacaaaagaaaaaaattatgaaagaaAAACTTAAAATCTAAGAAGAAACTGATTTAATCTTATTGACAACTATATTTAAAATACGAAAAAAATAACATGAAGTAAAAACTCACATGTATTATCAAATAACATACATATGAAAATTTCAATTGTAatttaacaaactatttattaaaaaaatataaatgttaaaatgttttaaaatattagtgtTGAAATcgattaaatataaaaatattttatagtatataaataaataaacttataaaataaatttataatgttgaattaaatttaaatattattatattataattatttagaaCATACGttaatgagattttattgttaCTTCTTGTTaaagtatttaataaattttattttataaaattaagttatatttaaaatctacttcttaataattaatatatatattttttaattatcacgttaaaataagaagaactttcaCCACTACTGAATATGTGAggatatttaaattattgtaattaacacatcattttctattttcttaacaTCTTCTAAAAAGAATGgaaaaacagaaataaataatatcCTTATACTAACATTGTTTTTAACTTTGCAATTAGTCTTTTATCATTGAATCTTTAGTTGTGCTTAAAAAATATGACTGTATAAAAGtagaagtagaaaaaaaaaacttttgttttcttttttcttttttttaaagaaattactaagtaattgtttattttgtagattttttttttcaataaaagaaaacaacaaaacaaGCCTGTTTATTATTCCTCTCACAATTTATGCAAAAGATTTAAGAATTAAATGaagacaaaaacagaattaaC from Phaseolus vulgaris cultivar G19833 chromosome 1, P. vulgaris v2.0, whole genome shotgun sequence carries:
- the LOC137814330 gene encoding uncharacterized protein, translating into MLLRSSSTPVLGSLLSNFTDSPNNNIHSESSHAPKHLPPTSFPQHYHKLYVHQTGSFTHPSFSCGSSPISPSIGELERQNKGFRRVQSDGNLQDLAYSCNNEDILEFSEPPKRFSTRNRCLVLETIPSFSVGKHNGLRVEEEDEEMESESEDGEEKKGEGLSVVNGVVLSEGGKAEDGVCRVSFGEQEEVGSGKEMYLAKGLGVECCGDGIGGCIGGGGGSSDQNPLGSGGNGDRHEVEEFYKKMVKENPGDPLFLRNYANFLYQCKQDLEGAEEYYSRAILADPNDGDVLSQYGKLVWEVHHDQERASSYFERAVQASPEDSHVHAAYASFLWDAEEEEDGNNEPQCLPPHSHQGAMATAGA